A DNA window from Lachancea thermotolerans CBS 6340 chromosome G complete sequence contains the following coding sequences:
- a CDS encoding KLTH0G07194p (no similarity) encodes MPARNRQNVCKVALVATPEMCVCVRVCEAILAAQSELRTRMRRATKALCNHVTCAVSMPRTMQRTHAALAFAEHLRPLSALPPLMQVTVVGVCVCRVAVLPMCGAPDGATDEGSDRNCSITILPKLSYLGLGSCLDSCLGSCLGSCLSFVFYVSLRLQVIGNIPNFLQCQNQEE; translated from the coding sequence ATGCCAGCTAGAAATCGGCAAAACGTCTGCAAGGTGGCCTTGGTTGCGACGCCGGAAatgtgcgtgtgtgtgcgtgtgtgtgAGGCAATATTAGCGGCGCAATCGGAACTCCGTACGCGAATGCGCCGCGCTACAAAAGCCCTTTGtaatcacgtgacatgCGCTGTTAGTATGCCAAGGACAATGCAACGGACACATGCGGCTCTTGCTTTTGCAGAGCACCTCAGACCATTATCTGCTTTGCCTCCACTCATGCAAGTTACTGTTGTAGGAGTATGTGTATGCAGAGTCGCGGTTCTGCCGATGTGCGGCGCTCCGGATGGAGCCACGGATGAGGGTTCCGATCGCAATTGCTCGATAACTATCTTGCCAAAACTTTCCTACCTTGGCCTCGGTTCTTGTCTCGACTCTTGCCTCGGCTCTTGCCTCGGCTCTTGTCTTAGTTTCGTTTTTTATGTTTCGCTTAGATTACAAGTCATTGGAAATATTCCTAATTTCTTACAatgtcaaaatcaagaagaatga
- the RSM22 gene encoding tRNA methyltransferase RSM22 (similar to uniprot|P36056 Saccharomyces cerevisiae YKL155C RSM22 Mitochondrial ribosomal protein of the small subunit), with amino-acid sequence MSLRLALVQSCRAHISYSSMVRFRLAFPTSYTRILKRFKGTGASFSRQDLDVFTMDKQGGGTRGAAGFVVEDNQLGNEEVVDRDELLRNEYVSSFRKGQGTLPPGTNSREARLLPETITGRAPRDQIELNPTVSQAIRNNILSLHMPGNLRRSAGSGFVELKQSKVHRAARTNMEVDSHIASLFLQNYGSIFQSLSELKKRLGDKFKPDRILDVGYGPATGIIALNDLMGPDFRPYSKEAVILGHIEMQKRAKILLSRQANEAPNDPNIYSDAEAAETDQIEVDNDLVGEVMTKKIKTVTKLRDSVPSSKSYDLIILTHQLLKAEEKFPIEVDMNIEWYLKMLAPGGHIILIERGNPMGFEIIARARQVMLRPENFAEEHGKIPRPWTKGISTEVFNKREVGSSHETPQKDLSTDFFERAPEDEEVSGAKKVQESSQPGEPSGESYFLKVVAPCPHHKKCPLQIGKPQYYDYGEGRDLKFCNFQKSVLRPKYAIELKKGRVLATPWQNNAEAVGIKGMAKPGTGRPHGRNFEILSYSYLIMERSPADDETVQRINMERSQQQDKYGVGSLGDNTPSTWPRIIRQPLKRKGHVVMDMCGASGQLEKWTVPRSFSKEIYHDARKAMKGDLWGLEAKTKTRGMGDLNVGRLEKVEGEKIREAKRQMKRKDREMKQAVDNVDYGDPLSYEETVDTMAAMYGSEFEKSHKKP; translated from the coding sequence atgagcttaagACTGGCACTTGTCCAAAGCTGCAGGGCACATATCAGCTATTCTAGTATGGTTAGGTTCCGTTTGGCTTTCCCTACGTCTTACACAAGAATTTTGAAGCGTTTCAAAGGTACTGGGGCTTCTTTCTCCCGGCAGGACCTGGACGTATTCACGATGGACAAACAAGGCGGTGGCACAAGGGGCGCCGCTGGCTTTGTTGTGGAAGATAACCAGCTTGGGAATGAGGAAGTCGTCGACAGAGACGAGCTGTTGCGAAATGAGTATGTGAGTTCCTTCCGTAAAGGGCAAGGCACCCTCCCTCCTGGGACCAATTCTAGGGAAGCGAGACTGTTGCCTGAGACTATAACAGGGCGGGCGCCTAGGGATCAGATTGAACTCAACCCTACAGTGTCACAAGCAATTCGTAACAATATCCTCAGTTTACATATGCCTGGCAATTTGAGAAGATCTGCAGGCAGCGGCTTTGTGGAACTCAAACAAAGCAAAGTTCACCGTGCTGCTAGAACGAACATGGAAGTTGATTCACATATCGCGTCTCTATTTTTACAGAATTATGGATCCATTTTCCAGAGTTTAAGTGAACTCAAAAAACGGTTAGGCGATAAATTTAAGCCTGATAGGATTTTGGACGTGGGCTACGGCCCTGCCACTGGGATTATTGCGCTGAACGATTTGATGGGGCCAGATTTCCGTCCTTACTCAAAGGAAGCGGTTATCCTAGGCCATATAGAGATGCAGAAGCGGGCAAAGATACTTTTGAGCAGACAAGCCAATGAAGCCCCCAATGATCCTAATATTTATAGTGACGCTGAAGCGGCCGAAACCGACCAGATAGAAGTGGACAATGATTTGGTGGGTGAAGTGATGAcgaaaaagatcaagactGTAACAAAGCTGAGAGACAGTGTTCCAAGCTCCAAATCCTATGACCTCATCATCCTCACTCACCAGTTACTGaaagcagaagaaaaattCCCAATCGAAGTGGATATGAACATTGAGTGGTATTTAAAAATGCTGGCCCCTGGCGGCCACATCATCTTGATTGAACGTGGTAACCCGATGGGGTTTGAAATCATTGCGAGAGCAAGACAAGTAATGCTTAGACCAGAGAACTTCGCCGAAGAGCATGGGAAGATACCGCGCCCGTGGACAAAAGGAATTTCGACAGAagtcttcaacaaaagagaagttgGGAGCTCGCACGAAACCCCCCAGAAAGACTTGAGTACGGACTTTTTCGAAAGAGCTCcggaggatgaagaagtttctgGGGCAAAAAAGGTTCAAGAGTCATCTCAACCTGGGGAGCCTTCGGGAGAAAGctactttttgaaagttgttGCACCATGCCCACATCACAAAAAGTGCCCTTTGCAGATAGGCAAGCCCCAGTACTATGATTATGGAGAAGGCAGagatttgaagttttgcaacTTCCAAAAATCCGTGCTAAGGCCCAAATACGCCATAGAGCTAAAAAAGGGACGGGTTTTGGCAACGCCATGGCAGAACAATGCAGAAGCAGTAGGTATCAAAGGAATGGCCAAGCCAGGGACAGGAAGACCTCATGGAAGAAATTTCGAGATCCTGAGCTACTCATACTTAATAATGGAACGTTCACCAGCAGACGACGAAACGGTACAGCGCATCAATATGGAACGCTCTCAGCAGCAAGATAAATATGGCGTCGGTTCTCTAGGTGACAACACTCCATCAACATGGCCCCGCATAATTAGGCAgcctttgaaaaggaaggGGCACGTCGTTATGGACATGTGCGGGGCATCAGGGCAACTGGAAAAATGGACTGTACCAAGGTCGttttccaaagaaatctACCATGATGCTAGGAAAGCCATGAAAGGAGACCTTTGGGGGCTTGaagcaaagacaaagacCAGAGGAATGGGGGATTTGAATGTTGGAAGACTTGAGAAGGTTGAAGGAGAAAAGATACGAGAAGCCAAAAGGCAAATGAAGCGGAAAGATCGTGAGATGAAGCAAGCGGTCGATAACGTCGATTATGGAGACCCGCTTTCTTACGAGGAAACCGTGGACACTATGGCCGCTATGTACGGTAGcgaatttgaaaaaagccaCAAGAAACCTTGA
- a CDS encoding uncharacterized protein (some similarities with uniprot|P01120 Saccharomyces cerevisiae YNL098c), which translates to MSMLLYDLGPPENAVPREFDLSSSRIALVGDRGCGKTSLALRWCYGSLHSTGAREHLTSEDICHRRFLRPALRQSRTWAEYFELQMRLRSNFSGDGSDAGRSASFDSAAMSQLDYGFGAGNSATSNELRLRHKDTLDVQVLEGADFEQIDYSELAALQTFQTDGFMLCFDVTNAKSFETVQLMYQQVWKLRGDDVPMVLCALKADVAQEERAVDPEQVAELCDELGIDIDISFFEVSAFEDFNINEVFYRLLREIELRKDTLRRTRLASKDMVSEESGTMTATTLALDHSAVGETSAAELDDETIPTLPACTAPPAASKAAVSAPVLSGSPDASPASNAPCATPAPALSTKCSTRSSRPRNTTRAPPIRGGSAAPKTKHACCVIC; encoded by the coding sequence ATGTCCATGCTTCTCTATGACCTGGGCCCGCCCGAAAACGCCGTACCGCGGGAGTTTGACCTGTCGTCCTCGCGCATAGCGCTGGTGGGAGACCGCGGCTGCGGTAAGACGTCGCTGGCACTCCGGTGGTGCTACGGCAGCCTGCACTCGACGGGGGCGCGCGAGCACCTCACGTCGGAAGACATCTGCCACCGGCGCTTTCTCCGGCCCGCGCTGCGCCAGTCACGCACCTGGGCCGAGTATTTCGAGCTCCAGATGCGGCTCCGCAGCAACTTCTCCGGGGACGGGTCGGACGCGGGACGCAGCGCGAGCTTCGACAGCGCGGCCATGTCGCAGTTAGACTATGGCTTCGGGGCTGGCAACAGCGCCACCTCCAACGAGCTGCGGCTGCGCCATAAAGACACGCTGGACGTGCAGGTGCTCGAGGGCGCTGACTTTGAGCAGATTGACTACTCCGAGCTAGCAGCATTGCAGACGTTCCAGACCGACGGCTTCATGCTGTGCTTCGACGTGACTAACGCCAAATCGTTCGAGACGGTGCAACTCATGTACCAGCAGGTCTGGAAGTTGCGCGGCGACGATGTGCCCATGGTTCTGTGCGCACTCAAGGCCGATGTGGCTCAGGAGGAGCGCGCCGTGGACCCCGAGCAGGTCGCGGAGCTTTGCGACGAGCTGGGGATCGACATCGACATCTCATTCTTCGAGGTCTCTGCCTTCGAGGACTTCAACATCAATGAGGTCTTCTACCGGCTGCTCCGCGAAATCGAGTTACGCAAGGATACGCTGCGGCGGACGCGGCTAGCATCGAAGGACATGGTCTCCGAAGAATCAGGCACAATGACGGCAACCACCTTGGCTCTGGACCACAGCGCTGTAGGCGAAACATCCGCTGCAGAGCTAGACGACGAGACGATCCCCACTCTGCCAGCTTGTACCGCGCCCCCTGCCGCGTCGAAAGCCGCTGTTAGTGCGCCGGTCCTGTCCGGCTCCCCTGATGCCTCCCCGGCCTCAAATGCCCCGTGCGCGACGCCCGCGCCAGCCTTGAGCACCAAGTGCAGCACGCGAAGCTCACGCCCACGAAATACGACCCGTGCCCCGCCTATTCgcggcggcagcgccgCCCCTAAGACAAAACACGCCTGCTGCGTGATATGCTGA
- a CDS encoding 40S ribosomal protein eS27 (highly similar to uniprot|P38711 Saccharomyces cerevisiae YHR021c RPS27B ribosomal protein and to uniprot|P35997 Saccharomyces cerevisiae YKL156w RPS27A, Protein component of the small (40S) ribosomal subunit) has protein sequence MVLVQDLLHPSPATEARKHKLKALVQGPRSYFLDVKCPGCLNITTVFSHAQTAVTCESCATVLCTPTGGKAKLSEGTSFRRK, from the exons ATG GTTTTAGTTCAAGATTTGTTGCACCCTTCTCCTGCTACTGAGGCCAGAAAGCACAAGCTAAAGGCTCTTGTTCAGGGCCCAAGATCGTACTTCTTGGACGTCAAGTGCCCAGGTTGTTTGAACATCACCACCGTGTTCTCTCACGCCCAGACCGCTGTCACCTGTGAGTCTTGTGCCACCGTTCTGTGCACCCCTACCGGTGGTAAGGCTAAGTTGTCCGAGGGTACTTCTTTCAGAAGAAAGTAA
- the SRP102 gene encoding Signal recognition particle receptor subunit beta (similar to uniprot|P36057 Saccharomyces cerevisiae YKL154W SRP102 Signal recognition particle (SRP) receptor beta subunit involved in SRP-dependent protein targeting anchors Srp101p to the ER membrane) → MLELSNSVLVALLVALISSAVLLIVQKNSANVIPGYKVSNRDPTFIIAGPTYSGKTGLFNLLTTDGHKPTVMSQEPNVAEDYMLPSTAKSFRFKLMEFPGHFKLRYRLYDTLKDSTSLKGLIFVVDSTVDPQKLTETAEFLYEILGLTERFPDGVDILIACNKSESFSSRPPLKIRDALEKEIGKIIERRVKSLASVKKADTTSGVEDEDGAPPQSVEFQSNHEFRFDALDGNVDAMDGSVLKGQIEKWECWIDERAVN, encoded by the exons ATGTTAGAATTGAGTAACTCTGTCTTGGTGGCATTGCTGGTTGCGCTGATAAGCAGTGCCGTTCTGCTCATTGTACAAAAAAACTCTGCTAATGTTATCCCGGGCTACAAAGTTTCAAACAGGGACCCGACTTTCATCATCGCTGGCCCAACTTACAGTGGGAAAACGGGCTTGTTCAATTTA TTGACCACAGACGGGCATAAACCGACCGTGATGTCCCAAGAGCCCAACGTGGCCGAGGATTACATGCTGCCATCAACcgccaaaagcttcaggTTTAAGCTTATGGAATTCCCAGGCCATTTCAAGTTGCGGTATCGCCTTTACGACACACTCAAAGATTCAACATCACTGAAAGGCTTGATTTTTGTTGTGGACTCAACTGTCGACCCTCAAAAGCTCACTGAAACCGCAGAGTTCTTGTATGAAATACTTGGACTAACTGAGAGATTTCCTGACGGTGTTGACATTTTAATAGCTTGTAACAAATCCGAATCTTTCAGCTCAAGGCCCCCTCTGAAAATCAGAGACGCTCTTGAGAAGGAGATCGGAAAAATCATCGAAAGGAGGGTTAAGTCTTTGGCCTCCGTTAAGAAGGCAGACACAACTTCTGGCGTAGAAGATGAGGATGGTGCTCCCCCTCAATCAGTTGAGTTTCAAAGTAACCACGAGTTCAGATTCGATGCTCTCGATGGCAACGTCGACGCTATGGATGGCAGCGTCCTGAAGGGCCAAATCGAGAAGTGGGAGTGCTGGATTGATGAGAGGGCCGTCAATTGA
- a CDS encoding KLTH0G07150p (conserved hypothetical protein), which translates to MCARMEPRCGEVCEEMSETDAMTEHVSVFTPVGHAGAPLPHDYFQDAEYGNCRSSISSSTQDWCRADPGRCCDNEASGVMSRLPTELKTQITSKLSQYDLVNVARAWPAFREAATASLHEKVVVDAHYSYLKDDCERATYIKTRYNLKKFLQLAATGCEPGAGVGPLVRSFEIVNLPDGMSHAEARALVCGGLPAMTGLSKFYCDIDALALPPQILKLMPNKHELQSLAVNVDLRHMCEDFGRFEQIRKLSVSPFCDSRKLASFLSQILVPGVVENLSTLRMARETASLLKKNATQSLVVTGYMLDNGAARPDASEGQAQGLALLSQLDLDFWKFLDRITAQGTRLSSLTSLEVDDVNVVPEDCGRVARGLALDKLEFLSLTNVREFQVLPAVDYEVRDFTSLALEHLRPSFLLGVAPRLRCLRKLKLDYREPIMDSGPEFLRLLKSDAHTALEELDVSIHWDETKLAMWPSWHALARRYVAAIAAYGASLRKLSLVAYQDSKFYEQPKRIPADLLPQLAACSSLRSLRVHGEFMQLAGSPGSLLPLIAQLRHLQDLDLVGKTAPQHMGLMVVHDGVLDRWYRVIHVAIALARANSSLRLVRVDKCLFECRRDGTVTPRTTDSDAWFDARTRVQMSAGDF; encoded by the coding sequence ATGTGTGCTCGCATGGAACCCCGTTGCGGGGAAGTTTGCGAGGAGATGAGCGAAACGGACGCAATGACGGAACATGTCAGTGTATTTACGCCTGTGGGCCACGCAGGAGCCCCACTGCCCCACGACTACTTCCAAGACGCAGAGTATGGTAACTGTAGAAGCAgcatcagcagcagcactCAAGACTGGTGCCGCGCAGACCCGGGGAGGTGTTGCGATAACGAGGCATCGGGCGTAATGTCGCGGCTGCCGACAGAGCTGAAGACACAGATCACAAGCAAGCTGTCTCAGTACGATCTTGTGAATGTCGCCAGGGCGTGGCCGGCGTTTCGCGAGGCCGCGACGGCGTCCCTGCACGAAAAAGTGGTGGTGGACGCACACTACTCATATCTGAAAGACGACTGTGAGCGCGCGACTTACATTAAAACGCGCTACAACCTTAAAAAATTTCTACAGCTAGCGGCGACGGGGTGCGAGCCGGGTGCGGGCGTGGGCCCCTTGGTGCGCTCCTTCGAAATCGTTAACCTCCCTGACGGCATGAGCCATGCTGAGGCCCGTGCACTAGTTTGCGGTGGGCTTCCCGCTATGACGGGGTTGAGCAAGTTCTATTGCGACATCGATGCGCTAGCGCTACCCCCGCAGATCCTGAAGCTGATGCCCAACAAGCACGAGTTGCAGTCGCTGGCTGTAAACGTGGACTTGCGGCACATGTGCGAAGACTTCGGGCGGTTCGAGCAGATCCGCAAGCTCTCCGTGTCTCCCTTCTGTGACTCGCGCAAGCTGGCGTCTTTTCTTTCGCAGATCCTGGTGCCTGGAGTTGTCGAAAACCTCTCGACGCTCCGCATGGCCCGTGAGACAGCGtcgctgctcaaaaaaaacgcAACTCAGTCCCTGGTGGTAACGGGATACATGCTTGATAACGGTGCCGCACGACCCGATGCCTCCGAGGGTCAGGCTCAGGGCTTGGCGCTGCTGAGTCAACTGGACTTGGACTTCTGGAAGTTTCTGGACCGCATCACGGCGCAGGGCACCCGCCTATCCAGCCTCACCAGTCTAGAGGTCGATGACGTTAACGTGGTTCCTGAAGACTGCGGCCGCGTGGCCCGCGGCCTGGCGTTGGACAAGCTGGAGTTCCTCTCGCTCACAAACGTACGCGAGTTCCAGGTGCTGCCCGCAGTGGACTACGAGGTGCGCGACTTCACCAGCCTGGCGCTGGAGCATTTGCGGCCCAGTTTCCTGCTCGGGGTCGCGCCGCGACTCCGGTGCCTGCGGAAGTTGAAGCTGGACTACCGCGAGCCCATCATGGACTCCGGCCCAGAATTCCTGCGTCTGCTGAAGTCCGACGCCCACACGGCGCTGGAGGAGCTTGACGTTTCCATCCATTGGGACGAAACCAAGCTGGCGATGTGGCCCAGCTGGCACGCACTGGCACGGCGCTACGTGGCAGCGATCGCCGCGTATGGCGCATCGCTCCGGAAACTGTCGCTGGTCGCCTATCAGGATTCCAAATTCTACGAGCAGCCTAAGCGAATCCCAGCTGACCTGCTACCTCAGTTAGCGGCCTGCAGCTCCCTGCGCAGCTTGCGCGTCCACGGTGAGTTCATGCAGCTTGCCGGCAGCCCAGGCTCGCTTCTACCGTTAATTGCGCAGCTGCGCCACTTGCAAGACTTAGACCTCGTTGGCAAGACAGCGCCGCAGCACATGGGTTTGATGGTCGTTCACGACGGCGTTCTGGACCGCTGGTACCGGGTAATCCACGTTGCCATCGCCCTGGCCCGAGCAAACTCGTCCTTACGCTTGGTGCGTGTCGACAAGTGCTTATTCGAATGCCGCCGCGACGGCACGGTCACGCCGCGCACCACAGACTCCGACGCCTGGTTCGACGCTCGCACTCGCGTGCAAATGTCGGCTGGTGACTTCTAG